One genomic region from Chelonia mydas isolate rCheMyd1 chromosome 25, rCheMyd1.pri.v2, whole genome shotgun sequence encodes:
- the ABCA7 gene encoding phospholipid-transporting ATPase ABCA7 isoform X7 codes for MGFGTQLGLLLWKNFTYRRRQKIQLTIELLWPLFLFFILISVRQSHPPFEQRQCHFPNKALPSAGTLSWIQGMICNVNNPCFQYPTAGETPGVVGNFNQSIISRLFADAQRVLLHANSKQTLSSFGQLLPALRRLWGSGAPWMARPVKDYLKEGETFSRFLQTNASLPPALAEELLGARLDLRILSLAATGMPLKAIVCNASVLAEFLVAAETSSGERLQGRLCALPAPTLQAMERSFLSQADFSQVLAEQLSSKSDDVVSAVETLVTFLQGAETLAKEVGAMTSFAEFRRELQALSGRDAGSSLQGTFEAVSRIACGHPEGGDLKIPSLNWYEDNDIKAFLNRNSSEQGAVPLDNATSPYCKELIRSLESNPLSRILWRGIKPLFIGKILYAPSSPSTRRIMAEVNRTFQELAVLREVRGTWQELGPRVYAFLNSSLEMQVLQSLLREPATSRLVEQGLNGTSWDPSAVGEFLAGVPGGQAYTWRQAYAEVDQVVGTLSQFIECVSLDKVEAVASEEQLVSRALQLLEGRQFWAGVVFLPPDNATPGELPPHVRYKIRMDIDDVTRSNKIKDRFWDPGPAADPFSDLRYVWGGFVYVQDLVERAITRVLSGAASRTGIYLQQMPYPCYVDDVFLRVLNRSLPLFMTLAWIYSVAVIIKGVVHEKEARLKETMKIMGLSRGILWLSWFISSFIPFLISSSFLVLILKLGDILPYSDPTVVFLFLAAFTVATIAQCFLISTFFSRANLASACGGIIYFSFYLPYVLCVAWRDHITFPLRLCLSLLSPVAFGFGCEYFSLYEEQGVGIQWYNLNSSPVQGDPYNFATSMALLLLDACLYGLATWYIEAVFPGQYGIPKPWNFPFLKSYWFGESSSEGCHPFPTISLSSAEVLVEEPPSQLRPGVSIRNLVKIYRSSSKVAVNGLSLSFYEGQITSFLGHNGAGKTTTMSILSGLLPPSSGTAYILGRDIRSEMDSIRKTMGMCPQHNVLFDILTVEEHIWFYGRLKGLSGEQVKEEVKQIIQDVGLPHKRREQTKNLSGGMQRKLSVAIAFVGGSQVVILDEPTAGVDPYSRRGIWELLLKYRKGRTVILSTHYMDEADLLGDRVAIISQGRLCCCGSPLFLKAKLGTGYYLTLVKREAGARERAAPGGSASSITIASRRDDSSSERSCDTGLGSEQCSESSTVDVPQLSALIQKLVPGSRLVEDIGHEVLYVLPYGGAKDGAFGELFRELDGRLGELGVSSYGISDTTLEEIFLKVAEDTGVDADTTGSGGAPQRVRTAAPASSYTLRTVSENGDAEAADTEPVKGSRKAEEPKETDFLHSLDGRGSHQVLGWALTRQHLRALFTKRLLYARRSTRGFFAQIVLPAVFVCIALLFSLIVPPFGKYPPLRLEPWMYGEQFTFFSDDSPGDPDSVQLLGALLAEPGFGTKCMRDALEGRAPCPPASHERGFWTPEVPRSLAEVFRNTNWTPANPSPACECSSRGARKMLPDCPEAAGGLPPPQVQRGTGDILQNLTGRNISDYLVKTYPKIIRQGLRTKKWVNEQRYGGISLGAHSSQTLPSAEEVDGAVREIRAVLNITKGSPIDRLLGNLTSFIEGLDTRNNVKVWFNNKGWHAMVSFVNVVNNGLLRASLPPGAEPWRYGITAINHPLNLTKEQLSEAALMATSVDVLVSICVMFAMSFIPASFVLFLIEERVSKAKHLQFVSGMKPGVYWLGNFAWDMCNYLVPAGLVVLIFLCFQQKSYVSSANLPSLVLLLFLYGWSITPLMYPASFLFTIPSTAYVVLTCVNLFIGINGSVATFVLELFVDQKLNHVNRILKKVFLIFPHFCLGRGLIDMVKNQAMADAFERFGDKRFVSPLCWDLAGKNMFAMALQGIVFFLFTILLQYRFFIKLRPFAVKLPPLGGEDEDVAREREKITSGARRGDILVLHDLTKVYRARKKPAVDRLCVGIPPGECFGLLGVNGAGKTSTFKMLTGDTEVTLGDACLKGHRLLCWALAALGTPRSPSPSLRIGFPGAPLQDAPPSCSVSPSSQRAPRPAVGPSEHGLLPPVRRHQRPADGTGAPGVLLPCARRPRGGDAQGGSVGGLQAGPGAVRRQTRRGLQRGEQTQALHGHRPPRCPAGRLPAWRSAKPCAPAWPSW; via the exons ATCCAACTCACCATTGAGCTTCTGTGgcccctcttcctcttcttcatctTGATCTCGGTGCGGCAGTCGCACCCGCCTTTCGAGCAGCGTCAAT GTCACTTCCCCAACAAGGCCTTGCCCTCGGCTGGGACGCTGTCATGGATTCAGGGCATGATCTGTAACGTGAACAATCCCTGCTTCCAGTACCCGACGGCCGGTGAGACGCCCGGCGTGGTGGGGAACTTCAACCAGTCCAT catCTCTCGTCTGTTTGCTGATGCCCAGAGGGTGCTGCTCCATGCCAACAGCAAGCAGACCCTGAGCAGCTTTGGCCAGCTCCTGCCTGCCCTGCGCCGGCTCTGGGGGAGCGGAGCTCCATGGATGG ccaggccgGTCAAGGACTACCTGAAAGAGGGCGAGACCTTTTCCCGCTTCCTCCAGACCAacgcctcccttccccctgccctggcggaggagctgctgggagctcGGTTGGACCTGCGCATC ctctcccTTGCCGCCACCGGCATGCCGCTGAAGGCCATCGTCTGCAACGCCTCCGTGCTGGCGGAGTTCCTGGTGGCAGCGGAGACGAGCTCCGGGGAGCGCCTGCAGGGGCGGCTCTGTGCTCTGCCAGCGCCCACCCTCCAGGCCATGGAGCGCAGCTTCCTCTCGCAAGCGGATTTCTCCCAAGTCTTGGcg GAGCAGCTGAGCTCCAAATCGGACGACGTGGTGAGCGCCGTGGAGACCCTGGTCACTTTCCTCCAGGGCGCCGAGACGCTCGCGAAGGAG GTCGGCGCCATGACCAGCTTTGCAGAGTTCCGGCGGGAGCTGCAGGCGCTGTCGGGGCGGGACGCTGGCTCCTCCCTGCAGGGCACCTTCGAGGCCGTGTCCCGCATCGCCTGCGGGCACCCGGAAGGGGGCGACCTCAAGATCCCCTCCCTCAACTGGTACGAGGACAACGACATCAAGGCCTTCCTGAACCGCAACAGCTCAGAGCAGGGAGCCGTCCCGCTGGACAACGCCACCA GCCCTTACTGCAAGGAGCTGATCCGGAGCCTGGAGTCGAACCCGCTGTCCCGGATCCTGTGGCGGGGGATCAAACCTCTCTTCATCGGCAAAATCCTCTACGCCCCGTCCAGCCCCAGCACACGAAGGATCATGGCCGAG GTGAACCGGACGTTCCAGGAGCTGGCCGTGTTGCGGGAGGTGAGGGGCacctggcaggagctggggcctcGGGTCTACGCCTTCCTCAACAGCAGCCTGGAGATGCAGGTCCTTCAG AGCCTGCTGCGGGAACCTGCCACCTCCCGCCTGGTGGAGCAGGGTCTGAACGGCACTTCGTGGGACCCATCGGCCGTGGGCGAGTTCCTGGCGGGGGTGCCAGGGGGCCAGGCCTACACCTGGCGCCAGGCCTACGCAGAGGTGGACCAGGTGGTGGGCACCCTGTCGCAGTTCATCGAG TGCGTCTCCCTGGACAAGGTGGAGGCGGTGGCCTCCGAAGAGCAGCTGGTGTCACgggccctgcagctgctggaggggcgCCAGTTCTGGGCCGGCGTGGTCTTCCTGCCCCCCGACAATGCCACCCctggggagctgcccccccaTGTCCGCTACAAGATCCGCATGGACATCGACGACGTCACCCGCAGCAACAAGATCAAGGACAG GTTCTGGGACCCGGGCCCAGCCGCCGACCCCTTCAGCGACCTGCGCTACGTCTGGGGGGGCTTCGTCTACGTGCAGGACCTGGTGGAACGGGCCATCACGCGGGTCCTGAGCGGCGCTGCCAGCCGCACCGGCATCTACCTGCAGCAGATGCCCTACCCCTGCTACGTGGATGACGT TTTCCTGCGGGTCTTGAATCGTTCGCTGCCGCTCTTCATGACGCTGGCCTGGATCTACTCGGTGGCCGTCATCATCAAAGGGGTGGTGCACGAGAAGGAAGCCCGGCTGAAGGAGACCATGAAGATtatggggctcagcaggggcatCCTCTGGCTCAGCTGGTTTATCAGCAGCTTCATCCCCTTCCTCATCAGCTCCTCCTTCCTCGTCCTCATCCTCAAG ctGGGAGACATCCTGCCCTACAGCGACCCCACCGTGGTCTTCCTCTTCTTGGCCGCCTTCACTGTGGCCACCATCGCCCAGTGCTTCCTCATCAGCACCTTCTTCTCCCGCGCCAACCTGGCCTCGGCCTGCGGTGGCATCATCTACTTCTCCTTCTACCTGCCCTACGTGCTGTGCGTGGCCTGGCGTGACCACATCACCTTCCCGCTGCGCCTCTGCTTG agcctcctGTCCCCAGTGGCATTTGGGTTTGGCTGCGAGTACTTCTCCCTGTACGAGGAGCAGGGCGTGGGGATCCAGTGGTACAACCTGAACTCCAGCCCCGTGCAGGGCGACCCTTACAACTTCGCCACCTCCATGGCGCTGCTGCTCCTGGACGCGTGTCTGTACGGCCTGGCCACGTGGTACATCGAGGCTGTCTTCCCAG GCCAGTATGGGATTCCCAAACCCTGGAATTTTCCCTTCCTGAAGAGCTACTGGTTTGGAGAGTCATCCTCCGAAGGCTGCCACCCCTTCCCGACCATCTCCTTGAGCTCTGCGGAAG TGCTGGTGGAGGAGCCGCCCTCGCAGCTGCGCCCAGGGGTCTCCATCCGCAACCTGGTGAAGATTTACCGCAGTAGCAGCAAAGTGGCCGTCAATGGGCTGAGCCTCAGCTTCTACGAGGGCCAGATCACCTCCTTCCTGGGCCACAACGGGGCCGGCAAGACCACCACGAT GTCCATCCTGAGCGGtctgctgccccccagctccgggACGGCCTACATCCTGGGCCGGGACATCCGCTCCGAGATGGACAGCATCCGGAAAACCATGGGGATGTGTCCCCAGCACAACGTCCTCTTTGACAT cctgacGGTGGAGGAGCACATCTGGTTTTATGGGCGCCTGAAGGGGCTATCAGGGGAGCAGGTGAAGGAGGAGGTGAAGCAGATCATCCAGGATGTGGGGCTGCCCCACAAGCGCCGGGAGCAGACCAAGAACCTGTCGG GTGGGATGCAGCGGAAGCTCTCCGTGGCCATCGCCTTCGTGGGCGGCTCCCAGGTGGTCATTCTGGACGAACCCACTGCTGGGGTCGACCCCTACTCCCGGCGGGGcatctgggagctgctgctgaagtATCGCAAAG gccgcACGGTCATCCTCTCCACCCACTACATGGACGAGGCGGACCTGCTGGGCGACCGGGTGGCCATCATCTCCCAGGGCCGGCTTTGCTGCTGCGGCTCCCCACTCTTCCTCAAGGCCAAGCTGGGCACCGGCTATTACCTGACCCTGGTGAAGCGGGAGGCCGGCGCCCGGGAGCGGGCGGCCCCGGGGGGCAGCGCCAGCAGCATCACCATCGCCAGCAGAAGG GATGACAGCAGTTCAGAGCGCAGCTGTGACACCGGCCTGGGCAGCGAGCAGTGCAGCGAGTCCAGCACCGTGG ACGTGCCGCAGCTGTCAGCCCTGATCCAGAAGCTGGTCCCTGGCTCCCGGCTGGTGGAGGATATTGGCCACGAGGTGCTGTACGTCTTGCCGTATGGCGGCGCCAAGGATGGGGCCTTTGGGGAGCTCTTCCGGGAGCTGGACGGGCGCCTGGGCGAGCTGGGGGTCTCCAGCTACGGAATCTCGGACACCACCTTGGAAGAG ATCTTTCTGAAGGTGGCTGAGGACACAGGAGTGGACGCTGACACCACAG GctctgggggagccccccagcGTGTGAGAACGGCAGCCCCCGCCTCCTCCTACACGCTGCGGACGGTGAGCGAGAACGGGGACGCGGAGGCAGCAGATACCGAGCCGG TCAAAGGATCCAGGAAAG CTGAGGAGCCAAAGGAGACCGATTTCCTGCACAGCCTGGATGGCAGAGGCTCCCACCAGGTGCTGGGCTGGGCCCTGACCCGCCAGCATCTCCGGGCTCTTTTCACCAAGAGACTCCTCTACGCCCGGCGCAGCACCAGGGGCTTCTTCGCACAA ATCGTCCTGCCGGCTGTCTTTGTGTGCATCGCCCTCCTTTTCAGCCTGATCGTGCCACCCTTCGGGAAGTACCCCCCGCTGCGCCTGGAGCCCTGGATGTATGGGGAGCAGTTCACCTTTTTCAG TGATGACTCCCCGGGGGACCCTGATTCTGTGCAGCTCCTTGGAGCCCTGCTGGCCGAGCCGGGCTTCGGTACCAAGTGCATGAGGGATGCCCTGGAGGG GAGAGCGCCTTGCCCACCGGCGTCCCACGAACGAGGCTTCTGGACCCCCGAAGTGCCCCGGTCCCTGGCCGAGGTTTTCCGGAACACGAACTGGACGCCAGCCAACCCCTCCCCGGCCTGTGAGTGCAGCTCCCGGGGGGCCAGGAAGATGCTGCCCGACTGCCCTGAAgcagcgggggggcttcctcctCCACAG GTGCAAAGGGGCACTGGCGACATCCTCCAGAACCTCACGGGCAGGAACATCTCCGATTACCTGGTGAAAACCTACCCCAAGATCATCCGCCAGGG gttgagaaccaagAAATGGGTCAATGAGCAGAG GTACGGCGGCATCTCGCTGGGTGCCCATAGTTCTCAGACCCTGCCCTCGGCAGAGGAGGTGGATGGTGCTGTGCGGGAGATCCGGGCTGTGCTGAACATCACAAAG GGGAGCCCCatagacaggctgctgggaaaCCTGACCAGCTTCATCGAAGGGCTGGACACCCGCAATAATGTTAAG GTCTGGTTCAACAACAAGGGCTGGCATGCCATGGTGTCCTTCGTCAACGTGGTGAACAACGGGCTGCTGCGGGCCAGCCTGCCCCCGGGCGCAGAGCCCTGGCGCTACGGCATCACGGCCATCAACCACCCCCTGAACCTCACCAAGGAGCAGCTCTCGGAGGCCGCGCT GATGGCCACCTCAGTGGATGTGCTGGTCTCCATCTGTGTGATGTTCGCCATGTCCTTCATCCCCGCCAGCTTCGTCCTCTTCCTCATCGAGGAGCGGGTCAGCAAGGCCAAGCACCTGCAGTTCGTCAGCGGCATGAAGCCCGGCGTCTACTGGCTGGGCAACTTCGCCTGGGACATG TGTAACTACCtggtcccagcagggctggtcGTCCTCATCTTCCTCTGCTTCCAGCAGAAGTCCTACGTGTCCTCAGCCAACCtgccctccctggtgctgctgctgttcctctaTGG CTGGTCCATCACGCCGCTGATGTACCCGGCCTCCTTCCTCTTCACCATCCCCAGCACGGCCTACGTGGTGCTGACCTGTGTCAACCTCTTCATCGGCATCAACGGCAGCGTGGCCACCTTCGTGCTGGAGCTCTTCGTCGACCAG AAGCTGAACCATGTCAACCGCATCCTGAAGAAGGTTTTCCTCATCTTCCCGCACTTCTGCCTGGGCCGGGGCCTCATCGACATGGTGAAGAACCAGGCCATGGCCGATGCTTTCGAGAGGTTCG gagacaAGCGTTTCGTGTCTCCGCTGTGCTGGGACCTGGCTGGGAAGAACATGTTTGCCATGGCTCTCCAGGGCATCGTCTTCTTCCTCTTCACCATCCTGCTGCAGTACAGGTTCTTCATCAAGCTCCG GCCCTTTGCTGTTAAACTTCCCCCTCTGGGCGGGGAGGACGAGGACGTGGCCAGGGAGCGGGAGAAGATCACAAGCGGAGCACGGCGGGGAGACATCCTGGTGCTGCATGACCTGACCAAG GTGTACCGGGCGAGGAAGAAGCCGGCTGTGGACCGCCTGTGTGTGGGAATCCCCCCGGGGGAG TGTTTCGGTCTCCTGGGGGTGAATGGCGCTGGGAAGACGTCCACCTTCAAAATGCTGACTGGGGACACGGAGGTGACCCTAGGAGATGCCTGTCTGAAAGGGCACAg gctgctctgctgggctctggcagccctggggacaCCCCgttctcccagcccctccctgcggATCGGTTTCCCCGGGGCCCCGCTGCAGGACGCCCCCCCCAGCTGCTCGGTGTCTCCGTCCTCGCAGCGTGCTCCGCGACCTGCAGTCGGTCCATCAGAACATGGGCTACTGCCCCCAGTTCGACGCCATCAACGACCTGCTGACGGGACGGGAGCACCTGGTGTTCTACTGCCGTGTGCGAGGCGTCCCCGAGGAGGAGACGCCCAGG gtggctcagtggggggtctccAAGCTGGGCCTGGCGCAGTACGCCGACAGACCCGCCGGGGGCTACAGCGGGGGGAACAAACGCAAGCTCTCCACGGCCATCGCCCTCCTCGGTGCCCCGCCGGTCGTCTTCCTG CATGGAGGAGTGCGAAGCCCTGTGCACCCGCATGGCCATCATGGTGA